A section of the Harmonia axyridis chromosome 2, icHarAxyr1.1, whole genome shotgun sequence genome encodes:
- the LOC123672232 gene encoding uncharacterized protein LOC123672232, giving the protein MTRHCPVVLHASCKTHVYCINLLRRMRTYKRKTIRGTKSLEVYELAAMEVIERNRKYREVAKEFELCHVSLYNFVKKKKSGAQAVVGYQKTRLVFNAAQEEIIAEYLLKCSNIYFGLLPEDVRRLAYQCAKFYDVDKVPESWHVNQMAGNDWFTNFMKRNPKLAIRSPEATSLSRATSFNRTNVQNFFEKYRSVLERYSFPPSRIWNVDETGITTVQKPKKIVAGKGTKQVGAVTSAERGVLVTLVVATNAIGNAIPCMFVFPRIRYNDIFVRNGPPECIGVGNQSGWMTQKEFVKFIDHFIHHVKPSKEDPVLLLLDNHSSHVNVEVVNKAKENNIILLSFPPHCSHRLQPLDVGVYGPLKNYLNRAQTSWMSSNPGKTMTIYDLPGIVKDALPLALNPRNVINAFRKSGVWPLNDEVFQDSDFAPSYVTDRPDPTNQDFSSNSINSELLNDMPDLDSSTVVTAHVFNGPVAGPSGLQRDSNDFSIETVRPLPKASPRAPSNRKRAKKSAILTDTPEKNALEEEQHVRELKKRKMEERKHNKENKKEKGRGKGKGKKDEKIEKAKKRILNESNDSDEADECFCIVCGMLYKDDLSGGDWIQCISCKEWAQAGCIKGDITSFLCLNCDSDDDEYE; this is encoded by the exons ATGACTCGGCATTGCCCAGTTGTGCTCCACGCGTCCTGCAAGACGCATGTGTACTGTATCAATTTATTACGCAG AATGAGAACGTATAAACGAAAAACTATTCGAGGAACCAAATCCTTAGAAGTCTACGAGTTGGCTGCAATGGAAGTGATAGAAAGAAATAGAAAGTATAGAGAAGTAGCGAAAGAGTTTGAGCTCTGTCACGTTTCACTCTACAACTTcgtgaaaaaaaagaaatcggGTGCACAAGCAGTAGTAGGTTACCAGAAAACCCGCTTAGTCTTCAATGCTGCACAAGAAGAAATTATTGCAGAATATTTGTTGAAGTGCTCCAATATTTATTTCGGATTACTACCCGAAGACGTAAGGCGATTAGCATATCAATGTGCTAAATTTTACGATGTTGATAAGGTACCAGAGTCCTGGCATGTTAACCAGATGGCCGGTAATGATTGGTTCACTAATTTCATGAAGAGAAATCCTAAGTTGGCAATACGAAGCCCTGAAGCCACCAGTTTGAGCAGAGCGACTTCATTTAATAGAACTAacgttcaaaatttcttcgagaaATACAGAAGCGTACTAGAAAGATACAGCTTCCCACCATCTCGAATTTGGAACGTTGACGAAACAG GTATCACAACCGTGCAGAAGCCGAAGAAGATTGTTGCTGGCAAAGGCACAAAGCAGGTCGGTGCGGTAACATCTGCTGAAAGAGGTGTACTAGTTACACTTGTAGTAGCAACAAATGCTATTGGCAATGCCATACCTTGTATGTTTGTCTTTCCTCGTATTCGTTACAATGACATATTTGTTAGAAATGGACCACCAGAATGCATAGGAGTTGGTAATCAATCGGGCTGGATGACTCAAAAAGAGTTTGTGAAATTCATTGATCATTTTATTCATCATGTGAAGCCGTCAAAAGAAGACCCTGTCTTACTCTTACTAGACAACCACAGCTCACATGTGAATGTAGAAGTAGTTAACAAAGCcaaggaaaataatataattctatTGTCATTCCCACCTCATTGCTCCCATCGCCTACAGCCTCTTGATGTTGGAGTGTATGGTCCACTTAAAAATTATCTAAATAGAGCGCAAACTTCTTGGATGAGTAGTAATCCCGGAAAAACTATGACCATATATGATCTCCCTGGTATTGTTAAAGATGCATTGCCTCTGGCATTGAATCCGAGGAATGTGATAAACGCATTTAGGAAATCTGGTGTCTGGCCACTCAACGACGAAGTCTTCCAAGATTCGGACTTTGCGCCATCATATGTCACGGACCGTCCTGACCCGACGAATCAAGatttttcatcgaattcaaTTAATTCTGAACTACTGAACGATATGCCCGATTTGGACAGCTCAACTGTAGTTACTGCGCACGTGTTTAATGGGCCAGTAGCTGGACCATCAGGTTTGCAGAGGGATTCTAATGATTTCTCCATTGAAACTGTAAGACCTCTGCCAAAAGCTTCACCACGAGCTCCATCCAACCGTAAGCGGGCTAAAAAATCTGCCATTCTCACCGATACACCTGAAAAAAATGCGTTGGAAGAAGAACAACACGTTAGAGAACTGAAAAAGAGGAAAATGGAGGAAAGAAAACATAACAAAGAGAATAAGAAAGAAAAAGGAAGAGGTAAAGGAAAGGGGAAGAAAGacgagaaaatagaaaaggcaaaaaaaagaatattaaacGAAAGCAATGATTCTGATGAAGCAGATGAATGTTTTTGCATTGTTTGTGGTATGTTGTATAAGGATGATTTATCAGGTGGTGATTGGATACAATGTATCTCTTGTAAAGAATGGGCCCAAGCTGGGTGCATCAAGGGTGATATCACATCATTCCTTTGCTTGAATTGTGATTCAGATGACGATGAGTAcgaatag
- the LOC123672233 gene encoding uncharacterized protein LOC123672233 has protein sequence MTELLVGRGDTFPRNFMDTFRYSRSEPLYNELKASKSDEFILQNPSDIPISCEIHHGRSENVLDAPDEEELNTCLQNSEVIRPNTCRKSKRVSVYDKVDPEDSIRDIVSENDFYKFVLFKKHYDKYLFLSQKYEEAKNVAYYLEEKYHELKMERDNLLSKKEELRQRLESCESLVRDKEDEVFVQFERVLYLEEQCEKLLLQSKESDKIIKKLEAARHELVKHMTTLRDEKECLEKENDHLKETLEAERQGIKRYIHNLKKKKSEAELAQRQTELERNANLTSQFQKAVQHLATCKRKKCSVCSYTKSVYAKSSSNRQKDKKLLGCLQAPFLEMRNIIKPPPSPIHGEGASLSEWFCPLYNQHEDDEDSSSECCSLSIPFGEMGISYIDDSSDTISSTFDHDHDKPDGSSHMGAASSSMRGCESDSGFSSDICTNYTMTASTPREKFSPYTPPATLDEVECAKLTRTKWTASFRKLIRKIRK, from the exons ATGACAGAGTTATTAGTGGGTCGTGGTGACACGTTTCCTAGGAATTTTATGGACACATTTCGATATAGTAGAAGTGAACCACTTTATAATGAGTTAAAGGCCAGTAAAAGTGACGAGTTCATCTTGCAAAATCCTTCTGATATCCCAATTTCTTGTGAAATACATCATGGTAGATCGGAAAACGTATTAGATGCTCCTGATGAAGAGGAATTGAATACCTGTCTTCAGAATTCCGAAGTTATTCGGCCAAATACTTGCAGAAAAAGTAAAAGGGTTTCAGTTTATGATAAAGTTGATCCAGAGGATAGTATTAGAGATATTGTCTCAGAAAATGATTTCTACAA gTTTGTTTTATTCAAGAAGCACTATGATAAGTATTTATTCCTTTCACAAAAATATGAAGAAGCAAAGAATGTTGCTTATTATCTAGAAGAAAAGTATCATGAGCTCAAG ATGGAGAGAGATAACCTTTTGTCTAAGAAAGAAGAGCTGAGGCAAAGACTTGAATCATGTGAAAGTTTAGTTCGTGATAAAGAAGATGAAGTATTTGTTCAGTTTGAGAGAGTATTATATTTAGAAGAACAATGTGAAAAG CTTTTACTTCAATCAAAAGAgtctgataaaataataaaaaaactagaGGCAGCAAGACATGAATTAGTTAAGCATATGACAACATTGAGGGATGAAAAAGAATGCTTAGAAAAAGAA aatgacCATTTAAAAGAAACCTTAGAGGCTGAAAGACAGGGAATCAAACGTTATATacataatttgaaaaagaagaaaagcgAAGCAGAGCTTGCACAAAGACAG ACTGAGTTAGAAAGGAATGCCAATTTAACATCACAATTTCAAAAAGCCGTTCAACACTTGGCTACttgcaagagaaaaaaatgcTCCGTTTGCTCTTATACAAAGTCTGTATATGCCAAATCTTCAAGTAACAGACAGAAAGA CAAGAAATTATTGGGTTGTCTTCAGGCTCCATTTCTCGAGATGCGGAATATAATAAAGCCGCCACCATCTCCAATCCACGGTGAAGGTGCTAGCCTGTCCGAGTGGTTTTGTCCCTTGTACAACCAACATGAGGATGATGAAGACAGCAGTAGTGAATGTTGTTCTTTGAGCATTCCCTTCGGAGAGATGGGTATATCTTACATAGATGATTCCTCTGATACCATATCTTCTACATTCGATCATGATCATGACAAGCCAGATGGTTCTAGTCATATGGGTGCAGCTTCTAGTAGCATGAGAG GATGTGAGAGCGATTCGGGCTTTTCATCTGATATATGTACCAACTACACCATGACAGCTTCAACACCAAGAGAGAAGTTTTCGCCCTACACACCTCCGGCAACTTTGGACGAAGTTGAATGTGCCAAGTTGACTCGGACCAAATGGACTGCTTCCTTCAGGAAACTCATCAGGAAGATAAGAAAATAG
- the LOC123673428 gene encoding uncharacterized protein YwqG-like yields MSTPDIPEKYAPYADEIKATIKKTIKFKLQKNPDLKLWQSKVGGSPYLPLNEPYPLNSEGEPLLFLAQVNFSELPRIEEFPEEGILEFYIDGQDDILGYENKEGGFKVLYFKDIEEDETKLHSEFKKLTFPFGPFQVDASYSMDFSLEDQYMSILDYRFENIVDYEDDYDMYDQYNDLYPANGNRLWGYPYFTQSDPREGVNNLKDYELLFQLDSDESIIWGDMGVGAFFIKPDDLQKLDFTNILYNWDCY; encoded by the coding sequence ATGAGCACCCCTGATATTCCAGAAAAATATGCTCCTTATGCCGATGAAATCAAGGCcactataaaaaaaacaattaagttCAAGTTGCAGAAAAATCCTGATCTCAAACTGTGGCAAAGCAAGGTAGGAGGCTCACCTTATCTACCTCTTAATGAGCCATATCCGCTTAATTCAGAGGGAGAACCACTCCTATTTCTGGCTCAAGTAAATTTCTCGGAATTGCCACGCATTGAGGAGTTTCCAGAGGAAGGAatacttgaattttatattgatgGACAAGATGACATTTTGGGTTATGAAAATAAGGAGGGTGGATTTAAAGTACTATACTTTAAAGATATCGAAGAAGATGAGACAAAACTTCAtagtgaatttaaaaaattaacattCCCATTCGGACCCTTTCAAGTAGACGCAAGTTACAGCATGGATTTTTCTCTTGAAGATCAGTATATGTCAATTCTAGACTACCGTTTTGAGAATATAGTTGATTATGAAGATGATTATGACATGTATGATCAGTATAATGATTTGTATCCTGCCAATGGGAATCGTCTTTGGGGGTACCCTTATTTCACACAATCAGATCCAAGGGAAGGTGTAAATAATTTGAAGGATTATGAATTATTGTTTCAGCTTGATAGTGATGAAAGTATAATATGGGGTGATATGGGTGTTGGGGCATTTTTTATTAAACCTGATGACCTTCAAAAACTTGATTTCACTAATATTCTTTACAACTGGGATTGTTATTAG
- the LOC123672237 gene encoding surfeit locus protein 1 produces MELSLRNCRLFSTLRQHYSRKNFKSFSSYKQAFCENKKRKIGATAWLLLAAPATALALGTWQVQRKAWKENLIDDLMEKTKSDPIPLIENLDNLDELEFRPVYAKGRFLHEKELYMGPRSLLVGGDAKDERGLMSQHGSTNQGYLVITPFELEGQNKTILVNRGWVTRKNKNPVTRKEGQVDGVVDIIGIVRSQENRPNFMPKNDEQHNQWFYRDIESMAKITGSDPIFLDLTDDINVPGGPIGGQSRVSLRNEHLSYILTWYGLAASTGFLWYMKYIKNISFK; encoded by the exons aTGGAACTTTCTCTACGTAATTGCAGACTATTCTCTACATTAAGACAGCactattcaagaaaaaatttcaaatccttTTCATCATATAAACAAGCCTtttgtgaaaataaaaagaGGAAGATTGGAGCAACAGCATGGTTGCTATTA GCAGCCCCTGCTACAGCATTAGCTTTAGGAACATGGCAAGTGCAACGTAAAGCTtggaaggaaaatttgattgaTGATTTGATGGAGAAAACAAAAAGTGATCCTATACCTCTAATTGAGAA TTTGGATAATTTGGATGAGTTGGAATTCAGGCCTGTTTATGCAAAGGGAAGATTTCTACATGAAAAAGAACTTTACATGGGTCCTAGAAGTTTATTGGTAGGGGGTGATGCAAAAGATGAAAGAGGTTTAATGTCTCAACATGGATCTACTAATCAGGGTTATCTAGTAATAACACCTTTTGAGTTGGAAGGCCAGAA TAAAACAATTTTAGTCAATAGAGGATGGGtaacaagaaaaaataaaaatccagttaCCCGCAAAGAAGGTCAGGTTGATGGTGTCGTTGATATAATTGGTATTGTTAGATCACAAGAAAATCGGCCAAATTTTATGCCTAAAAATGATGAACAGCATAATCAATGGTTTTATAG GGATATCGAATCTATGGCAAAGATAACTGGATCAGATCCAATATTCTTGGatttgacagatgatattaATGTGCCTGGAGGTCCTATAGGCGGTCAATCTAGAGTTAGTTTAAGGAATGAACACTTATCATATATTCTAACTTGGTATGGATTGGCAGCATCTACTGGTTTTCTATGGTATATGAAATACATAAAAAACATATCTTTCAAATGA
- the LOC123673427 gene encoding uncharacterized protein YwqG-like produces the protein MSSLDIPEKYAPYADAIKATIKKTIKFKLQKNPDLKLWQSKVGGSPYLPLNEPYPLNSEGEPLLFLAQVNFAELPRIEDFPEKGILEFYIDGQDDVMGLDNEDGGYKVVYFEDIEEDESKLRREFEKLTFPIGPFEEEVCYGMEFSLEDQYMSISDYRFENIANFGDDYDMYDDYNALYPAHRHRLWGYPYFTQRDPRTSENEFKDYELLFQLDSDENIIWGDLGIAAFFIKPDDLKKLDFTNVLYNWDCT, from the coding sequence ATGAGCTCTCTTGATATTCCAGAAAAATATGCTCCTTATGCCGATGCAATCAAGGCcactataaaaaaaacaattaagttCAAGTTGCAGAAAAATCCTGATCTCAAACTGTGGCAAAGCAAGGTAGGAGGCTCACCCTATCTACCTCTTAATGAGCCATATCCGCTTAATTCAGAGGGAGAACCACTCCTATTTCTGGCTCAAGTGAATTTCGCAGAATTGCCACGCATTGAGGATTTTCCAGAGAAAGGAatacttgaattttatattgatgGACAAGATGATGTTATGGGTCTTGATAATGAGGATGGTGGATATAAAGTGGTGTACTTTGAAGATATCGAAGAAGATGAGTCAAAACTTCGtcgtgaatttgaaaaattaacattCCCAATAGGACCCTTTGAAGAAGAAGTATGTTATGGCATGGAATTCTCTCTTGAAGATCAGTACATGTCAATTTCAGACTACCGTTTTGAGAATATAGCAAATTTTGGAGATGATTATGACATGTATGATGACTATAATGCTTTATATCCTGCCCACAGGCATCGTCTTTGGGGGTATCCCTATTTCACACAAAGAGATCCTAGGACAAGTGAAAACGAATTCAAGgattatgaattattatttcagCTTGATAgtgatgaaaatataatatggGGTGATCTGGGTATCGCTGCATTTTTCATTAAACCTGATGATCTTAAAAAACTTGATTTCACTAATGTTCTTTACAACTGGGATTGTACATAA